In Microvirga sp. 17 mud 1-3, the genomic window ACGCTGCGGGCGAGGCGCTTGTCCCGGTCGAAGATGAGGCCGATCTGCCAGGGGCGCGGAACGCCCCGGTAGACGGGCGTGAAGGAATGAATCGACACGACGGCCGCGATCCCGTCTGCGCGGGAGGCGGCGAAATCCTCAACGGCGCGATGGAACGGCTCATAGACGTCGCTCACCCGCTGCGCCCGCTCCGCAGGCAAAAGCACTGCGTTGCCCGGAATGGGGGTGTTCTCGCTCACGGGCGCAATCGAATCCGGCGCCGAAGGATCCCGGTTGAGATCGAGAACGAGGCGCGAGACCGTCGCGTGGATCAGCGGCGCGTCGAGGCTTCCGGACAGGTGCCGCGCCACGCCCAGAGCGCCCGGGTCCCAGGCGATATGGCTTTCCCGCTCATCCGGCCCGAGACCCAGGGTGCCGTAGCGCGCCGGAATATGGTTGGACGCATGCTCGCAGATGAAGAGAACCGGAAACCGCCCGCCCGCATTCTCGATGCGGGCGACGGCATCCTCGGCGGATCCGTCGTGCCCGACATCGCTCGGCATCGGTCTCGCATGAGCCATGCGGCCCTCCCTTCGTTCGCCCGACAGCGACGAGATGGTGTTTGAACACCCGATACGTCCCGTCTTTTTGTTGTTGTTTTGGAATTTTTGGTACAGGTTCCGGGTATCGTCAAGAACCGGATGTGGACAGGTCGCCCCATGCGCAACGAAAGTACAATACATTCCGCTGCGTCACTGACTCTGGCGGATCGCATCCGTCAGGAGATGGAGACCTTCACGCCGACCGAGAAGCGCGCCGCCCACGTGCTCCTGAGCCATTATCCCTTCGCGGGCCTCGAAACGGTGGCCGAATTCGCATCCCGCGCAGGCATTTCGGCCCCCTCCGCCCTGCGCTTCGTCAACCGTCTCGGCTTCGGCGGCTTTCCGGAATTCCAAAGGCATCTGCGCGAGGAGCTGGAGGCTCGCCTCCTGTCCCCGCTCGCCAAGGCCGGACCGAGCGGAACCGGCCAGGCTGCGCCGGATCTCGCGGCCTTCGCGGAGGCGACGATCGGCAACCTGAGAGCGACGGTCGAGAATATCGCGCCGGCCGAGTTCGAGGCGGTGGTCGCGCTCCTGAGCGATCCGCGCCGGCGCATCCATTTCACGGGCGGCCGCTTCACGGGAGCGCTCGCCCGCTACGCGGAGAGCCATTTCCGGATCGTGCGCAGCCATGTGGACTATATCGACGGACAGCCGGTCCTCTGGCGGGACCGGATGATCGAGATCGGCCGCCGGGACGTGCTCGTCGTGTTCGACATCCGGCGCTACCAGGAGGACGTGATCGCCCTGAGCGAAACCGCCGCCCGGCAGGGCGCCACCGTGGTGCTCCTCACGGATCCGTGGCTCTCGCCCGTCGCGCGCATCGCCCGCCACGTGCT contains:
- a CDS encoding N-formylglutamate amidohydrolase, which translates into the protein MAHARPMPSDVGHDGSAEDAVARIENAGGRFPVLFICEHASNHIPARYGTLGLGPDERESHIAWDPGALGVARHLSGSLDAPLIHATVSRLVLDLNRDPSAPDSIAPVSENTPIPGNAVLLPAERAQRVSDVYEPFHRAVEDFAASRADGIAAVVSIHSFTPVYRGVPRPWQIGLIFDRDKRLARSVSAGLAQEAGLCVGMNEPYSPDDRVFHTLDRHAVRRGLAPLMIEIRNDLIRTEDGQASWAKRLAPLLREAMRTL
- a CDS encoding MurR/RpiR family transcriptional regulator; amino-acid sequence: MRNESTIHSAASLTLADRIRQEMETFTPTEKRAAHVLLSHYPFAGLETVAEFASRAGISAPSALRFVNRLGFGGFPEFQRHLREELEARLLSPLAKAGPSGTGQAAPDLAAFAEATIGNLRATVENIAPAEFEAVVALLSDPRRRIHFTGGRFTGALARYAESHFRIVRSHVDYIDGQPVLWRDRMIEIGRRDVLVVFDIRRYQEDVIALSETAARQGATVVLLTDPWLSPVARIARHVLPAHITAPSNWDSSAGLLLLAEALVGAVTRRLWETAKPRMEAVERLRDQGRSEN